One window from the genome of Bacillus tianshenii encodes:
- a CDS encoding WecB/TagA/CpsF family glycosyltransferase yields MENRYVSILGVPFLHTTMEEMTQRVVKHWESNEKAFVITANPEIVMKAREEQVFQEIVGRADYITADGIGVVKAAEMLGDPLPERVAGYDLMHELLKKANERSLNLYMLGAGEDVIEEAANAVKRQYPNVKIAGYHHGFFDWESDAIPNQINEAGADLVLVALGCPRQEQWIDQNINKFHKGVFIGVGGSFDVLAGKVERAPEMWQKMNAEWLYRLVKQPSRWRRMLALPRFVGHVMKEKASKRHG; encoded by the coding sequence ATGGAGAATCGATACGTCTCAATATTAGGAGTTCCATTTTTACATACAACAATGGAAGAGATGACCCAGCGCGTTGTGAAGCATTGGGAGTCGAATGAGAAGGCGTTTGTCATTACGGCAAACCCTGAAATTGTGATGAAAGCACGAGAAGAACAAGTCTTTCAAGAGATTGTCGGGCGTGCGGATTACATTACTGCTGACGGAATTGGCGTTGTAAAGGCTGCTGAAATGCTTGGTGACCCGCTTCCAGAACGTGTAGCAGGGTATGACTTAATGCATGAGCTATTGAAGAAAGCAAATGAACGCTCCTTAAACCTTTACATGCTTGGGGCTGGAGAAGATGTGATTGAGGAAGCTGCAAATGCTGTAAAGCGCCAGTACCCTAATGTGAAGATTGCAGGTTATCATCACGGCTTCTTTGATTGGGAAAGCGATGCAATTCCGAATCAAATTAATGAAGCAGGTGCCGATCTTGTATTAGTAGCGCTTGGTTGCCCTCGTCAAGAGCAGTGGATTGACCAAAATATTAACAAGTTTCATAAAGGGGTCTTCATTGGAGTTGGTGGGAGCTTCGACGTATTAGCTGGTAAGGTCGAACGCGCGCCTGAAATGTGGCAAAAGATGAATGCAGAATGGCTGTATCGTCTTGTCAAGCAGCCATCCAGATGGCGAAGAATGTTAGCACTGCCTCGTTTCGTTGGCCATGTGATGAAGGAAAAGGCGTCAAAGCGTCATGGCTAA
- a CDS encoding Rpn family recombination-promoting nuclease/putative transposase, with product MTTVYQDHDRWFKELLGTFFEEFFAAFFPHVSEAVDFEATTFLSEELFTDILEGEKRRVDLLAKVRLRQDEAIVIIHVEPQSYKQEAFNERMFVYFSRLYEKHRKPILPVAVFSYDENYEERDTFEVTFPFKEVLRFAFDKLELRKLNWRDYLKAPNPAAAALLSKMNYSKAERVQVKKEFLRMLVKMELDDARMTLITGFFERYLKLNPQEETELRAEITTLPEEEEEAVMKIETSWHKKGREEGLQEGKQEGLREGIQAVARKMLQKGLTIEEIKEFIDLPEEEIKKLKGE from the coding sequence TTGACAACTGTATATCAAGATCATGACCGTTGGTTTAAGGAACTGTTAGGCACGTTTTTTGAAGAGTTCTTCGCTGCGTTCTTTCCGCATGTGTCAGAGGCCGTTGACTTTGAAGCGACCACATTTCTGTCGGAGGAATTGTTTACGGACATACTAGAAGGAGAAAAGCGCCGTGTAGACTTATTAGCAAAGGTGCGCCTGCGTCAGGATGAGGCAATTGTCATTATCCACGTTGAGCCGCAAAGCTATAAGCAGGAGGCCTTTAATGAGCGGATGTTTGTGTATTTCAGCCGTTTGTACGAAAAGCACCGCAAGCCGATTCTGCCTGTTGCTGTATTTAGCTATGACGAAAACTATGAAGAGCGGGATACGTTTGAAGTCACCTTTCCATTTAAAGAGGTGCTGCGCTTTGCCTTTGACAAGCTCGAGCTGCGAAAGCTTAATTGGCGTGACTACTTGAAAGCCCCAAACCCAGCCGCGGCGGCATTGCTTAGTAAAATGAACTACAGTAAGGCTGAACGCGTCCAAGTAAAGAAAGAATTCCTGCGCATGCTTGTTAAAATGGAGCTAGATGACGCAAGAATGACCCTCATTACAGGCTTTTTCGAGCGATATTTGAAGCTCAATCCACAAGAAGAAACCGAGCTTCGAGCCGAAATCACCACCTTACCCGAAGAAGAGGAGGAAGCTGTTATGAAGATTGAGACATCTTGGCATAAGAAAGGAAGAGAGGAAGGATTGCAGGAAGGAAAGCAAGAAGGGCTGCGAGAAGGAATACAGGCAGTAGCGCGGAAGATGTTGCAAAAGGGTTTGACAATAGAAGAAATTAAGGAATTTATTGATCTGCCAGAAGAAGAAATTAAGAAGCTTAAGGGGGAGTAA
- a CDS encoding S-layer homology domain-containing protein, translating to MARKLSAFFIALTLVMSVLGVETALASPLSYKVSESKTKVSPGVAHVESIYKGDNLRNSVHMLDVNLADPTTTLEVGVPTPFNSLKRVTDQAKANSLDGHHVVGATNAGFFDPKTKLPISLFVKDNKVYNFGLNGLSTDSPLNSQVAFGVNQAGKAKIEHFKYSIHMETDDVDVTTHRINEPRNEEEMVVFTRPYKRSWANHWGTEFVLTNLEPKLEDIEAGQPVTATVSNLTGIGDYPSSAVPEDGLIVSAHGKEWAEKLKGLENGDEMTITFNLNPTWQDAKYVIGTGPLLVDNGQVSISMNQGDYFASGRAPRTAIAVDKSGERVFVVTVDGRQSGYSDGVNMRDLAQYLISQGAYRAINLDGGGSTAMAVRELGQFVPTLQNRPSDGFERSVSTTLLAVSNTRTGEAKQMKLSKQEGKVFIGTRLPVHVKYALDQYLNPVSVNEGNIAWSTSNDQVGEMDGDTFVAKKAGQATITANYQSSTAQVPVTVVDRFKELKVSPQSLRIGTSQTATFTAKPLTDDGDPIIFDNSAVKWRVEGNIGTISSNGVFTANSTVGEGKVIATAGAMSVSVPVKVGLEPEVFEHFNSISNWSSASARANTEITGSKAPSPVYEGSGALRIKYDFTTKEEGIKASYAVAKNKITIPGKPLELGAWVYGDGGGHWLRAKIIDGTGKEHTISFTEEGEFDWKGWKYVTAKLPSGFAAPIKFDRIYVAEAIADNQNSGTVYVDKLQAVYNPNHTEPRFKDMTSKHWAYGAIVELTDDSIITGFPDATFKPEASLTRAQAAIMIARDLSLPLSSVADPGFKDLERDHYAYRAVAAVAEEGIIRGMTEETFAPDEPLTRAQMAAILKRAYELSGTGNKAFNDLNKTHWAYEAIQTLAENDITGGYPDGSYRPEKATTRAEFAAFLIRVTK from the coding sequence ATGGCAAGAAAGTTGTCGGCGTTTTTCATTGCATTGACTTTAGTGATGTCGGTGCTGGGTGTTGAAACTGCCCTAGCAAGTCCGCTTTCATATAAGGTCTCTGAAAGCAAAACAAAAGTTTCGCCAGGTGTTGCGCATGTGGAGTCAATATACAAAGGTGATAACTTAAGAAACAGTGTACATATGCTGGATGTGAATTTGGCAGACCCAACGACTACACTTGAAGTTGGGGTTCCAACACCTTTTAACAGTCTTAAAAGGGTAACAGACCAAGCAAAAGCAAATAGCTTAGATGGTCATCATGTTGTTGGAGCAACGAATGCAGGCTTTTTCGACCCGAAAACAAAGCTGCCAATCAGCCTGTTTGTGAAAGATAACAAGGTTTATAACTTTGGGTTAAATGGACTTTCAACAGACAGCCCGCTTAATTCACAAGTAGCCTTTGGTGTAAATCAAGCTGGAAAGGCAAAAATTGAGCATTTCAAGTATTCAATACATATGGAAACAGATGATGTGGATGTGACGACACACCGCATTAATGAACCACGTAATGAAGAAGAAATGGTCGTCTTCACCCGCCCATATAAGCGTTCTTGGGCAAATCATTGGGGCACAGAATTTGTCTTAACCAATTTAGAACCAAAGCTTGAAGATATTGAAGCAGGTCAGCCTGTTACAGCGACGGTAAGCAACCTTACTGGAATTGGGGATTATCCATCAAGCGCTGTGCCGGAAGACGGATTAATCGTTTCAGCGCATGGGAAAGAGTGGGCTGAAAAGTTAAAAGGCCTTGAAAATGGAGATGAAATGACAATCACGTTTAACTTAAACCCAACGTGGCAGGATGCAAAATACGTGATTGGAACAGGCCCATTGTTAGTTGATAATGGCCAAGTATCGATTTCGATGAATCAAGGTGATTACTTTGCAAGCGGTCGTGCGCCGCGTACAGCAATTGCTGTTGATAAGAGTGGAGAGCGTGTTTTTGTCGTCACGGTTGACGGTCGTCAATCAGGTTACAGTGACGGGGTGAACATGCGTGACTTAGCACAATACTTGATTAGTCAAGGTGCGTATCGTGCAATTAACTTAGATGGCGGTGGTTCTACTGCGATGGCAGTACGTGAGCTAGGTCAGTTCGTTCCAACGCTGCAAAATCGCCCGTCAGATGGATTTGAACGCTCTGTTTCCACAACATTACTAGCAGTTAGTAACACGAGAACAGGCGAAGCAAAGCAAATGAAGCTTTCCAAGCAAGAAGGGAAAGTGTTTATCGGCACAAGGCTCCCTGTTCATGTGAAATACGCGCTTGACCAATATTTGAACCCTGTTTCTGTGAATGAAGGAAATATTGCGTGGAGTACAAGCAACGACCAAGTTGGTGAAATGGATGGCGACACATTTGTTGCCAAGAAAGCTGGACAAGCTACGATTACAGCAAACTACCAATCAAGTACAGCACAAGTTCCAGTAACAGTCGTTGATCGATTTAAAGAATTGAAAGTTTCACCGCAGTCATTGCGAATTGGAACAAGTCAAACAGCAACATTTACTGCGAAACCATTAACAGATGACGGTGACCCGATTATCTTTGATAATTCAGCTGTAAAATGGCGTGTTGAAGGAAATATCGGAACAATCTCAAGCAATGGTGTTTTCACAGCGAATTCTACTGTTGGTGAAGGGAAAGTGATCGCAACAGCAGGTGCAATGTCTGTTTCCGTACCTGTAAAAGTCGGCCTTGAGCCTGAAGTGTTCGAACACTTCAATTCAATCAGTAATTGGTCCAGCGCTTCAGCGAGAGCCAATACTGAAATAACAGGTAGTAAAGCACCTAGCCCTGTGTATGAAGGAAGCGGTGCACTTCGCATAAAGTATGACTTCACAACAAAAGAAGAAGGTATTAAAGCCTCTTATGCTGTTGCTAAGAATAAAATTACGATTCCAGGTAAACCTTTAGAGCTTGGAGCTTGGGTTTACGGTGATGGTGGCGGCCATTGGCTTCGCGCAAAAATCATCGATGGCACAGGTAAAGAGCATACAATCAGCTTTACTGAAGAAGGGGAATTTGATTGGAAGGGCTGGAAGTACGTAACGGCCAAGCTTCCAAGCGGATTTGCGGCACCGATTAAATTTGACCGCATTTATGTAGCTGAAGCAATTGCTGATAATCAAAACAGCGGAACGGTCTACGTTGATAAGCTTCAAGCTGTTTATAACCCGAACCATACGGAGCCGCGCTTTAAAGATATGACAAGCAAGCATTGGGCATATGGCGCGATTGTAGAGTTAACAGATGACAGCATCATTACAGGGTTTCCTGATGCAACGTTCAAGCCGGAAGCTTCATTAACACGTGCACAAGCAGCGATTATGATTGCTCGTGACTTGAGCTTACCGCTTTCAAGCGTGGCAGACCCAGGCTTTAAGGACCTAGAGCGTGACCATTATGCATATCGTGCTGTAGCAGCGGTTGCGGAAGAAGGCATTATTCGCGGAATGACGGAAGAGACATTTGCTCCAGATGAGCCGTTAACACGCGCACAAATGGCAGCTATTCTTAAGCGAGCTTATGAACTAAGCGGTACTGGGAACAAAGCATTTAACGATTTAAATAAAACACATTGGGCATATGAAGCCATTCAAACGCTAGCGGAAAACGACATTACTGGCGGTTATCCTGATGGCTCGTATCGTCCAGAAAAAGCAACAACACGCGCTGAGTTTGCCGCATTCCTCATTCGTGTAACAAAATAG
- the asnB gene encoding asparagine synthase (glutamine-hydrolyzing), whose product MCGFVGVLSNKPGQPLPINTFMNMTNIITHRGPDDEGYYEDEHIQMGFRRLSIIDLEGGHQPLSYENQRYWITFNGEIYNYVELRKELEAKGHTFATDSDTETILALYAEEGREAVKKLRGMFGFVIWDKQQKEIFAARDPFGIKPFFYMEKDDKLFFGSEKKSILTAMDEDEVNPEALQHYFTYQYVPDPLSLSKNIRKLTPGHFIHKKIDEPMTIQKYWQATFKPVNLSKQEAIKEIKDVMYDSVNVHMRSDVPVGSFLSGGIDSTAIASIAKEFHPGIKTFSVGFEREGFSEVDVAKETADKLGVENIQYVVTPEEYIQELPKIMWHMDDPLADPAAVPLYFVAREASKHVKVVLSGEGADELFGGYNIYREPYSLKMFSYLPEPGKKLLKAVAQQLPEGVKGKSFIERGCSKIEERYVGNAKMFLENEKRSLMKAYNPNAHYQTVTAPFYQQIKQYDDVNKMQFIDIHTWMRGDILLKADKMTMAHSLELRVPFLDKEVFNTASKLAPELKIANNTTKYILREAMAEIIPEHVINRKKLGFPVPIRHWLKNELHDWAVNLIKESNTDHLIEKSVILKLLEDHCQDKYDYSRKIWTALMFMLWHQVYIEKKHSFFTPETSREEVKQ is encoded by the coding sequence ATGTGTGGATTTGTAGGAGTACTATCGAATAAACCGGGACAACCGTTACCGATAAATACGTTTATGAATATGACAAACATTATTACGCATCGTGGTCCTGATGATGAAGGCTACTATGAGGATGAGCATATCCAAATGGGCTTCCGCCGCTTAAGCATCATCGACTTAGAAGGCGGTCATCAGCCACTGTCATATGAAAACCAACGCTATTGGATTACATTTAACGGTGAAATCTATAACTATGTTGAGCTTCGAAAGGAATTAGAAGCGAAAGGTCATACGTTCGCAACAGATTCTGATACAGAAACGATTCTTGCCCTGTATGCTGAAGAAGGCCGGGAAGCAGTGAAGAAGCTGCGCGGCATGTTCGGTTTCGTCATTTGGGACAAACAGCAAAAGGAAATTTTCGCTGCTCGTGACCCGTTCGGCATTAAGCCGTTTTTCTACATGGAGAAGGATGACAAGCTTTTCTTCGGATCAGAAAAGAAAAGCATTCTGACAGCTATGGACGAGGATGAAGTGAACCCAGAAGCATTGCAGCATTATTTTACGTATCAATACGTACCAGACCCACTAAGCTTGTCAAAAAACATTCGCAAGCTTACACCAGGTCACTTTATTCATAAGAAAATCGACGAGCCAATGACCATTCAGAAATATTGGCAAGCAACGTTCAAACCAGTAAACTTGTCAAAACAAGAAGCGATTAAAGAAATCAAAGACGTCATGTACGATTCTGTAAATGTACATATGCGTAGTGATGTGCCGGTCGGCTCATTCCTTTCAGGTGGCATTGATTCAACTGCGATCGCTTCCATTGCAAAGGAATTCCACCCTGGCATTAAGACATTCTCTGTCGGCTTTGAACGTGAAGGCTTCAGTGAAGTAGATGTGGCAAAGGAAACAGCGGATAAGCTTGGCGTTGAGAACATTCAATATGTTGTGACACCTGAGGAATATATTCAAGAGCTTCCGAAGATTATGTGGCATATGGATGACCCGCTCGCTGACCCAGCAGCTGTACCGCTCTATTTCGTAGCACGTGAAGCAAGCAAGCATGTGAAAGTTGTTCTCTCAGGTGAAGGGGCAGATGAATTGTTCGGCGGCTATAACATTTACCGTGAGCCTTATTCATTAAAGATGTTCTCGTACTTGCCTGAACCAGGGAAGAAATTGTTGAAAGCGGTAGCTCAGCAGTTACCTGAAGGCGTTAAAGGAAAGAGCTTCATCGAGCGCGGTTGTTCAAAGATCGAGGAACGCTATGTCGGAAATGCAAAGATGTTCTTAGAGAACGAAAAGCGCAGCTTAATGAAAGCATACAACCCAAATGCACACTACCAAACAGTCACTGCACCGTTCTATCAGCAAATTAAGCAATATGATGATGTGAATAAAATGCAATTTATCGATATTCATACGTGGATGCGCGGCGACATTTTATTGAAAGCAGATAAAATGACAATGGCCCATTCACTAGAGCTGCGTGTTCCATTCCTGGACAAGGAAGTGTTCAACACAGCTTCTAAGCTTGCACCAGAATTGAAAATCGCCAATAACACAACAAAGTATATTTTACGCGAAGCGATGGCTGAGATTATTCCAGAACACGTCATTAACCGCAAAAAACTCGGCTTTCCAGTACCAATTCGTCACTGGCTGAAAAATGAGCTGCATGACTGGGCAGTAAACCTGATCAAAGAAAGCAATACAGATCACCTAATTGAAAAATCAGTCATCCTTAAACTACTCGAAGACCATTGCCAAGACAAATACGATTACAGCCGTAAAATTTGGACAGCTCTCATGTTCATGCTATGGCATCAAGTCTATATCGAGAAGAAACATTCATTCTTCACCCCTGAAACATCTCGCGAAGAAGTAAAGCAATAA
- a CDS encoding C39 family peptidase: MTIILLIITALMSLSALLVILKGQLDKRLRKVASVYAGLFGALFIGIGVTHAIKQDWFERLSLPVVNEEQELEEGIFAGEGYEGVYEVSSEIERLYGKEIKPEDLPESVKFEAPLIQQYPELPRGCEVTSLAMMLQHAGVDVTKTRLAKQVKKDATPFKVQNGEVYFGNPNNGFVGDMYSRDNPGYGVYHKPIYELAQQYLPNQVRNLTGGSFTEVLYHVSRRRPVWVITNTSYQPLPQSSFQKWKTPDGPIKITFKEHSVIITGYDSKYIYFNDPLHPKKNNKAPRKEFKQAWEQMGKQAITYIP; this comes from the coding sequence ATGACAATTATTTTGCTTATTATTACAGCGCTTATGTCACTTTCGGCGCTTTTGGTTATATTAAAGGGACAGTTAGACAAGCGGTTACGGAAGGTTGCTAGTGTGTATGCTGGTTTGTTCGGCGCGTTATTTATCGGAATTGGTGTGACACATGCCATTAAACAAGACTGGTTTGAACGGCTTTCATTACCTGTGGTGAACGAGGAGCAAGAGCTTGAAGAGGGGATTTTTGCTGGAGAGGGCTATGAAGGTGTGTATGAAGTTTCGAGCGAGATTGAACGCCTGTATGGTAAGGAAATTAAGCCTGAAGACTTGCCTGAAAGTGTTAAGTTTGAAGCACCGCTCATTCAGCAATACCCAGAGCTTCCGCGTGGTTGTGAAGTAACAAGCTTAGCAATGATGCTGCAGCATGCTGGGGTAGATGTGACCAAGACGAGACTTGCGAAGCAAGTGAAGAAGGATGCAACGCCGTTTAAAGTTCAAAATGGTGAAGTATATTTTGGTAATCCCAATAATGGATTTGTAGGGGATATGTATAGTCGTGACAATCCTGGCTACGGTGTCTATCATAAGCCAATCTATGAGCTTGCACAGCAGTATTTGCCCAATCAAGTGCGGAATTTAACGGGAGGTAGTTTTACAGAGGTCCTCTATCATGTTAGTCGACGCCGGCCTGTATGGGTGATTACGAACACGTCCTATCAACCACTTCCACAATCAAGCTTTCAGAAATGGAAAACACCTGACGGCCCAATCAAAATAACGTTCAAAGAGCATTCTGTCATTATCACCGGCTATGACAGCAAATATATTTATTTTAACGACCCGCTTCACCCTAAGAAAAATAATAAAGCGCCTCGAAAAGAGTTCAAGCAAGCTTGGGAACAAATGGGCAAGCAGGCAATTACCTATATACCATAA
- a CDS encoding MFS transporter: MVQGVATTEKYTPRDRKFWMALSALGVASILTFSNLYMVHPILPAFVKEFHISPTTASLSLSLSVLSMICGLLYFGFLSDRSGRVGLMKVTLLLSILPLFIIPFLSSFWLILVFRFIQGFFIAGLPAAAIAYIGEEFERRSVGIGITVYIATNAIGGMGGRVLVGFVSDYTSWQTSILVLAGIGLVFYLLFYFQLPPSRGFEPSTASMKDDLTGMFVHLTNPLLIPAFLLGITLQTSFTGIWTYLPFYLGEPPFSLSIKEISLTYLAYSMGVIGSPIAGRLTDRIGHNTFIMSGAIILIVGSALTMVPSVFVISVGLCVLCLGFFIAHSMAAALVNMRAEHHKGGASSLYLVSYYIGVASGGTVTGFIWDGFGWIGIACVAVLLLPIIYWLNAYRKAEKLKQKVNAPNMN; the protein is encoded by the coding sequence ATGGTACAAGGGGTGGCTACTACTGAGAAGTATACACCGCGTGACCGAAAATTTTGGATGGCGCTTTCTGCACTAGGAGTCGCTTCTATTTTGACATTTTCAAATTTATATATGGTACATCCGATTTTGCCGGCTTTTGTTAAGGAGTTTCATATTTCACCGACAACGGCTAGTTTATCACTGTCATTATCCGTATTATCGATGATTTGTGGATTATTGTATTTTGGCTTTTTATCTGATCGGAGCGGCAGGGTAGGTTTAATGAAGGTGACATTGCTGCTCTCAATTCTTCCGTTATTTATTATTCCATTTTTATCGTCATTTTGGCTTATTCTTGTTTTTCGATTTATCCAAGGGTTTTTCATTGCAGGTCTGCCTGCTGCTGCGATTGCTTATATTGGGGAAGAGTTTGAGCGACGCAGTGTTGGGATTGGTATCACCGTTTATATTGCTACCAATGCGATTGGTGGTATGGGCGGCAGGGTGCTTGTCGGATTTGTATCTGATTATACGTCATGGCAGACTTCTATTCTTGTATTGGCTGGGATTGGCTTGGTGTTTTATTTGTTATTTTATTTTCAATTGCCGCCGTCTCGTGGCTTTGAACCGAGCACAGCTAGTATGAAGGATGACCTTACAGGAATGTTTGTTCATTTAACAAATCCATTGCTAATCCCGGCATTTCTACTTGGTATCACGCTTCAAACATCATTTACTGGAATCTGGACATACTTACCCTTTTACTTAGGAGAGCCGCCATTTTCATTGTCGATAAAGGAAATTTCCCTTACATATCTTGCGTATTCCATGGGGGTTATTGGCTCACCGATTGCTGGAAGGCTTACTGATCGCATTGGCCACAATACATTTATTATGTCTGGGGCGATTATTTTAATAGTTGGCTCAGCGTTGACAATGGTGCCTTCTGTTTTCGTTATTTCAGTTGGTTTGTGTGTATTATGTCTTGGTTTCTTTATTGCTCATTCCATGGCAGCGGCACTTGTGAACATGCGGGCAGAGCATCATAAGGGCGGCGCATCATCGCTTTATTTGGTCAGCTATTATATTGGTGTTGCATCTGGTGGTACAGTTACAGGCTTTATTTGGGACGGATTCGGCTGGATTGGGATTGCATGTGTGGCTGTTCTATTGCTACCAATTATCTATTGGCTGAATGCATATCGAAAAGCTGAAAAATTAAAGCAAAAAGTGAATGCGCCGAATATGAATTAA
- a CDS encoding TolC family protein yields the protein MKKRTAVGLLAAAMLIPVSSSLSTADEVQTYNVESAVQKIKTQDYNTQITAGNETELSSKTKQFQSNFSDELEELQAKSNDYQDIQTKLQAEMSAYDDLYNYWMLNESLKVKKQNVELADSEYNITFSKRKRGIVSEMDLIQAEMKVNNAKAEVEGMQDDLKTMKYKLNQSLKNSITKEMQVRVPEFSLLNQGEYLPSKTTEKVLKEHDSLIPLNTAVATYEEIIDDAENLKVPGEDQYEKQIDAAEKAVQQTEAALQQAKASPTPDPALIQELTQKLGSAQAQLAMAEDQYDEAKSGRSKAEDELQDYYSEELDEAEVKLLQQKDRLELLSYRYAAQFDSMHEELKLYKENLKIAEELYEGTKKTYDKGLITLTDVEQVRLQVQQARLQILNKQKEYAVLKEEFRLFKEGYMPGASGGAPQ from the coding sequence ATGAAGAAACGAACAGCAGTTGGATTATTAGCAGCGGCAATGCTTATTCCTGTGTCATCGTCTTTGTCAACAGCAGATGAGGTGCAAACCTACAATGTTGAAAGTGCTGTCCAAAAAATCAAAACACAAGACTATAATACACAGATTACAGCAGGAAATGAGACAGAGCTTTCTTCGAAAACAAAGCAGTTTCAATCAAACTTTTCAGATGAGCTTGAAGAGCTACAAGCGAAAAGTAATGACTACCAAGATATTCAAACAAAACTTCAAGCCGAAATGTCAGCTTATGATGACCTTTATAACTACTGGATGTTAAATGAAAGCTTAAAAGTGAAGAAGCAAAACGTAGAGTTAGCTGATAGTGAATATAACATTACCTTCAGTAAACGTAAGCGTGGAATTGTAAGTGAAATGGATTTAATTCAGGCCGAGATGAAAGTGAACAATGCCAAAGCAGAAGTAGAAGGCATGCAGGACGATCTGAAGACAATGAAATATAAGCTGAATCAAAGCTTGAAAAATTCAATTACAAAAGAAATGCAAGTTCGCGTTCCGGAATTCTCCCTTCTTAATCAAGGAGAATACTTACCGAGCAAAACAACAGAAAAAGTTCTAAAAGAACATGATTCCTTAATTCCGCTTAATACAGCAGTGGCAACCTACGAGGAAATTATTGATGATGCAGAAAACTTAAAGGTACCTGGCGAAGACCAATATGAAAAACAAATTGACGCAGCGGAAAAAGCTGTTCAACAAACAGAAGCAGCACTACAGCAAGCGAAGGCAAGTCCAACGCCTGACCCGGCGCTTATTCAAGAACTAACTCAAAAGCTTGGTTCTGCCCAAGCACAGCTAGCAATGGCTGAAGACCAATATGATGAGGCGAAAAGTGGCCGCAGTAAAGCAGAAGACGAGCTTCAAGACTATTATTCTGAAGAATTAGATGAAGCAGAAGTGAAGCTGCTTCAACAGAAAGACCGCCTAGAGCTACTAAGCTACCGTTATGCTGCTCAATTTGATAGCATGCATGAAGAATTAAAGCTATATAAAGAAAATTTGAAGATTGCTGAAGAGTTATATGAAGGAACGAAGAAAACGTATGACAAAGGCTTAATTACTTTAACAGATGTTGAGCAAGTACGTTTGCAGGTTCAGCAAGCACGTTTACAAATCTTAAACAAACAAAAAGAATATGCCGTTCTGAAAGAGGAATTCCGTTTATTTAAAGAAGGCTACATGCCTGGTGCATCAGGCGGAGCTCCTCAATAA